The Cronobacter sakazakii genome has a window encoding:
- a CDS encoding sucrose-6-phosphate hydrolase, with the protein MTTRTLLPAILQAVMKGQPVALGDRHYPRWHLAPVTGLMNDPNGFIHFQGRYHLFYQWNPLGCAHQHKCWGHWSSADLTHWQHEPLALMPDEEYDRGGCYSGSAVDDNGRLTLCYTGNVKFDDGTRTAWQCLAVQNADGGFDKLGPVMPLPGGYTGHVRDPKVWRHGEHWYMVLGAQDLELQGKVLLLRSDNLWNWENLGEIAGSTLGGLGESGYMWECPDLFMLDGKAILIACPQGVTREEKRYLNTYPSVYLCGDLDYDTPEFRHGPLMELDAGFEFYAPQTTLTDDGRRLLIGWMGVPDGEEMLQPTVAQGWIHQMTCPRELTLRDGLLCQQPVRELAALRGEEQRLEGVAATLSPLAAESLELMLEAQGDVTLDFAATLRLEWTREGLRLARRSLASGEWQYRYWQGDARRLHILCDRSSVEIFINDGEGVMSSRYFPAANATLGFEGDAHLRLRYWSLRACMVE; encoded by the coding sequence ATGACCACCCGCACGCTGCTGCCTGCCATTTTACAGGCTGTGATGAAAGGCCAGCCGGTCGCGCTTGGCGATCGCCACTATCCGCGCTGGCATCTGGCGCCGGTGACGGGCCTGATGAACGACCCGAACGGTTTTATCCATTTTCAGGGGCGCTACCACCTGTTTTATCAGTGGAACCCGCTGGGCTGTGCGCATCAGCATAAATGCTGGGGGCACTGGAGCTCGGCGGATCTGACGCACTGGCAACACGAGCCGCTGGCGCTGATGCCGGATGAAGAGTATGACCGCGGCGGCTGTTATTCCGGCAGCGCGGTGGATGACAACGGGCGACTGACGCTCTGTTACACCGGCAACGTGAAGTTTGACGACGGCACCCGCACCGCCTGGCAGTGTCTGGCGGTGCAGAACGCGGATGGCGGTTTCGACAAGCTCGGCCCGGTGATGCCGCTGCCCGGCGGCTATACCGGCCATGTGCGCGACCCGAAAGTCTGGCGTCACGGCGAGCACTGGTACATGGTGCTGGGCGCGCAGGATCTGGAATTGCAGGGCAAAGTGCTGCTGCTGCGCTCCGACAATCTGTGGAACTGGGAAAACCTGGGCGAGATCGCCGGCAGCACGCTCGGCGGGCTTGGCGAGTCGGGTTACATGTGGGAGTGCCCGGACCTTTTCATGCTGGACGGCAAAGCGATTCTGATCGCCTGCCCGCAGGGCGTAACGCGCGAAGAAAAGCGCTATCTCAACACCTATCCGAGCGTGTACCTGTGCGGCGATCTCGATTACGACACGCCGGAATTTCGTCACGGCCCGCTGATGGAGCTGGACGCCGGTTTTGAGTTTTATGCGCCGCAAACCACGCTGACCGACGATGGCCGCCGGTTACTTATCGGCTGGATGGGCGTGCCGGACGGCGAAGAGATGTTGCAGCCAACGGTGGCGCAGGGCTGGATCCACCAGATGACCTGCCCGCGCGAACTGACGCTTCGCGATGGCTTGCTCTGCCAGCAGCCGGTACGCGAACTTGCCGCGCTGCGCGGCGAGGAACAGCGCCTGGAGGGCGTGGCCGCCACGCTCTCGCCGCTCGCGGCGGAAAGCCTGGAGCTGATGCTGGAGGCGCAGGGCGACGTCACGCTCGATTTCGCCGCCACCCTGCGCCTGGAATGGACGCGCGAGGGTCTGCGCCTTGCGCGCCGGAGCCTCGCCAGCGGCGAATGGCAGTATCGTTACTGGCAGGGCGACGCCCGCCGCCTGCACATTTTGTGCGACCGTTCCAGCGTTGAGATATTCATTAACGACGGCGAAGGCGTGATGAGCAGCCGCTATTTCCCGGCGGCCAACGCGACGCTTGGTTTTGAAGGCGACGCGCATCTCCGGCTGCGCTACTGGTCGTTACGCGCCTGCATGGTAGAATGA
- a CDS encoding substrate-binding domain-containing protein, with the protein MRKTKRVTISDIAALAGVSKATASLVLNGRGKELRVAQETRERVLAIAQQHHYQPSIHARLLRDNRSHTLGLVVPEITNYGFAVFSYELETLCREAGLQLLISCTDENPGQETVVVNNLVSRQVDGLIVASSMLSDSDYVKLSEQLPVVLFDRHMNDTQLPLVITDSITPTADLVERIARQHPDEFYFLGGQPRLSPTRDRLEGFKQGLARAGVELRPEWIIHGNYHPSSGYEMFAALCARLGRPPKALFTAACGLLEGVLRYMSQHRLLESDIHLASFDDHYLYDSLSVRIDTVQQDCRQLALDCFEMITQLVDDKEPTPLQRYLPATLQWRHPAD; encoded by the coding sequence GTGCGAAAAACCAAACGCGTTACCATCAGTGATATCGCCGCCCTGGCGGGGGTTTCCAAAGCCACCGCCAGCCTGGTGCTCAATGGACGAGGCAAAGAGCTGCGCGTGGCGCAGGAGACGCGCGAGCGCGTTCTGGCTATCGCCCAGCAGCATCATTATCAGCCGAGCATCCACGCCCGTCTGCTGCGCGACAATCGCAGCCATACACTGGGCCTGGTGGTGCCGGAGATAACCAACTACGGTTTCGCGGTGTTTTCTTACGAGCTGGAAACCCTGTGCCGCGAGGCGGGGCTTCAGTTGCTTATCTCCTGTACCGATGAAAATCCGGGCCAGGAGACGGTGGTGGTCAATAACCTGGTGTCGCGCCAGGTCGACGGGCTTATCGTCGCCTCCAGCATGTTGAGCGACAGCGACTATGTGAAGCTCAGCGAGCAGCTTCCGGTGGTGCTGTTCGACCGCCATATGAACGACACCCAACTGCCGCTGGTGATCACCGATTCCATTACCCCGACCGCCGATCTGGTGGAGCGCATCGCGCGCCAGCACCCGGACGAGTTCTATTTTCTTGGCGGCCAGCCGCGTCTTTCGCCGACCCGCGATCGTCTTGAAGGTTTCAAGCAAGGGCTGGCGCGGGCGGGCGTTGAGCTACGCCCGGAGTGGATCATTCACGGCAATTATCATCCGAGCAGCGGCTATGAGATGTTCGCCGCGCTCTGCGCCCGGCTGGGACGCCCGCCGAAAGCGCTGTTTACCGCCGCCTGCGGCCTGCTGGAAGGGGTGCTGCGCTACATGAGCCAGCATCGCCTGCTGGAAAGCGATATCCATCTGGCGAGCTTTGACGATCACTATCTCTATGATTCGCTGTCGGTGCGCATCGACACCGTGCAGCAGGATTGCCGCCAGCTGGCGCTGGACTGCTTTGAGATGATCACCCAACTGGTGGATGACAAAGAACCGACGCCGCTGCAGCGTTACCTTCCGGCTACGCTGCAATGGCGTCATCCGGCGGATTAA
- the yhaJ gene encoding DNA-binding transcriptional regulator YhaJ: MAKERALTLEALRVMDAIDRRGSFAAAADELGRVPSALSYTMQKLEEELDVVLFDRSGHRTKFTNVGRMLLERGRVLLEAADKLTTDAEALARGWETHLTIVAEALVPTPCLFPLVDKLAAKANTQLSFITEVLAGAWERLEQGRADIVIAPDMHFRSSSEINSRKLYTLMNVYVAAPDHPIHDEPEPLSEVTRVKYRGVAVADTARERPVLTVQLLDKQPRLTVTSIEDKRQALLAGLGVATMPYPLVEKDIAEGRLRVVSPESTSEVEIIMAWRRDSMGEAKAWCLREIPKLFNVKR, translated from the coding sequence ATGGCTAAAGAAAGAGCATTGACGCTTGAGGCGCTGCGCGTGATGGACGCTATCGACCGACGCGGCAGTTTCGCCGCTGCGGCTGACGAACTGGGCCGCGTGCCGTCTGCGCTGAGCTACACCATGCAGAAGCTGGAAGAGGAGCTGGATGTGGTGCTGTTTGACCGCTCCGGGCACCGCACTAAATTCACCAATGTCGGGCGCATGCTGCTGGAGCGCGGACGCGTGTTGCTGGAAGCGGCGGATAAGCTCACCACGGACGCCGAAGCGCTGGCGCGCGGCTGGGAGACGCACCTGACTATCGTCGCTGAGGCGCTGGTGCCTACGCCGTGCCTGTTCCCGCTGGTGGATAAACTTGCCGCCAAAGCCAACACGCAGCTCTCGTTCATTACCGAAGTGCTGGCGGGTGCCTGGGAGCGGCTGGAGCAGGGGCGCGCCGATATTGTCATCGCGCCGGATATGCACTTTCGCTCGTCGTCGGAGATCAACTCCCGCAAGCTGTATACGCTGATGAATGTCTATGTGGCCGCGCCGGATCACCCGATTCACGACGAGCCGGAGCCGCTGTCAGAGGTGACGCGCGTGAAGTATCGGGGCGTGGCGGTGGCGGACACCGCGCGCGAACGCCCGGTGCTGACGGTACAGTTGCTTGATAAACAGCCGAGGCTTACGGTGACATCCATCGAAGATAAACGCCAGGCGCTGCTTGCCGGGCTGGGTGTCGCGACGATGCCGTATCCGCTGGTGGAAAAAGATATCGCCGAAGGGCGGCTGCGCGTCGTCAGCCCGGAGTCCACCAGCGAAGTGGAAATTATCATGGCCTGGCGTCGCGACAGCATGGGCGAGGCGAAAGCCTGGTGCCTGCGCGAAATCCCCAAACTCTTTAACGTGAAGCGTTAA